From Novosphingobium resinovorum, the proteins below share one genomic window:
- a CDS encoding sugar transferase — MNAPFAAGSLAKERADLDDLLVAPSLERRRLQCYLSLVVGDIVSIFIGFASTGYILAGAQGLGESLVHAQLILPIFLTLALYNGAYSTASLQDGWKGVFRALLAVVIAMVVVVFVQFLIRPDADVSRSGFNGGALAAMAVIAWMRLQLRSFVRWRCGDNIINELIIDDGGPQVQVRGAIRISAAGMGLRPNLNDPNALDRIGLVLRNIDRVIVSCPAGRRAEWAMMLKGANVDGEVLDDEVARLGAQGARVVGKHGLLMVSAGPLGLRDRAVKRLFDVAFAGGAILALSPLLVVVALAVKVQDGGPVFFTQRRMGRGNRFFNMYKFRSMTQALCDTNGNVSASKDDQRITRIGRFIRRTSIDELPQLFNVLLGDMSLVGPRPHATGSLAGDKLFWEVDLRYWQRHSLKPGLSGLAQVRGFRGATDHESDLVNRLQADLEYLEGWTIMRDLQIIFLTMRVLVHDRAF; from the coding sequence ATGAACGCCCCATTTGCCGCAGGTTCACTTGCCAAGGAGCGGGCCGATCTCGACGATCTTCTCGTTGCACCTTCGCTCGAGCGTCGGCGCCTGCAGTGCTACCTCTCCCTCGTCGTCGGCGATATCGTTTCGATTTTCATCGGTTTTGCATCGACAGGTTATATTCTGGCAGGCGCGCAAGGACTTGGCGAGAGCTTGGTCCATGCCCAACTCATCCTCCCTATCTTCCTGACTCTGGCGCTTTACAACGGTGCTTATTCCACCGCCTCGCTGCAAGATGGTTGGAAAGGTGTGTTCAGGGCGCTGCTTGCGGTCGTGATCGCGATGGTTGTCGTGGTCTTCGTGCAGTTCCTGATTCGGCCCGATGCCGATGTCTCGCGTTCCGGCTTTAATGGCGGCGCGCTGGCGGCAATGGCGGTGATCGCATGGATGCGGCTGCAACTGCGCAGCTTCGTGCGGTGGCGTTGCGGCGACAACATCATCAATGAACTCATAATCGACGATGGTGGACCGCAAGTGCAGGTGCGCGGTGCGATTCGCATCTCGGCGGCAGGAATGGGCCTGCGGCCCAACCTCAACGACCCTAATGCGTTGGACCGCATCGGGCTCGTCCTGCGCAATATCGACCGCGTAATCGTGAGTTGCCCTGCAGGACGCCGCGCCGAATGGGCGATGATGCTCAAGGGCGCCAACGTCGATGGCGAAGTCCTCGACGACGAGGTCGCGCGCCTCGGCGCGCAAGGTGCGCGTGTGGTTGGCAAGCACGGGTTGCTGATGGTGTCTGCGGGGCCGCTCGGGCTACGTGATCGTGCCGTCAAGCGCCTGTTCGACGTCGCCTTCGCGGGAGGTGCAATTCTCGCCTTGTCCCCGCTTCTGGTCGTGGTTGCGCTGGCGGTGAAGGTGCAGGACGGCGGGCCTGTGTTCTTCACACAGCGCCGCATGGGTCGGGGCAACCGCTTCTTCAACATGTACAAGTTTCGTTCGATGACGCAGGCCCTGTGCGACACGAACGGCAACGTTTCGGCCTCCAAGGACGATCAGCGGATCACCCGCATCGGTCGCTTCATCCGCCGCACCAGCATCGATGAACTGCCGCAGTTGTTCAACGTGCTGCTCGGCGACATGAGCCTGGTCGGCCCGCGTCCGCATGCGACGGGTTCTCTGGCGGGCGACAAGCTCTTCTGGGAAGTCGATCTGAGGTACTGGCAGCGTCACTCGCTCAAGCCGGGATTGTCGGGTCTTGCGCAAGTACGCGGTTTTCGCGGCGCCACGGATCACGAATCCGATCTCGTCAACCGCCTCCAGGCCGACCTCGAGTACCTGGAGGGGTGGACGATCATGCGTGATCTTCAGATCATCTTCCTGACCATGCGGGTGCTGGTGCACGATCGGGCGTTTTAA
- the holA gene encoding DNA polymerase III subunit delta: MKATQKEFAGLAQRAARDARVFFFCGPDESGASDAAAKILSFLPDIGERVEMSGAELRRDPVRLGDEARSTSLFGGARHIWVRAQGDEAHDAVQTLLENDVEGCPVLIVATGATDKSRTAKLLAARPDGLVAMFYPPDLASVTASVRTMANAAGLKLGSEIAERIARGAGLDTRLARSEVTKLALYLDASPETPRPVASGDLDAIGASTEDDDFSPLVDAVLGGRRDAIGPELKRMRDQGMNPVGLLLAFERRTAQLAGLNARLGDSRDVGGFLKAEAGARRIFWKDQPALTAQLQLWRGYRLERLVARLVALHQMLLANSQNAELLLADGLLTIARSARPNSKRPTITTS, translated from the coding sequence GTGAAGGCCACTCAGAAGGAATTCGCGGGCCTCGCCCAGCGTGCTGCCCGCGATGCCCGTGTCTTCTTCTTCTGCGGTCCCGACGAATCGGGAGCCTCGGATGCGGCGGCGAAGATTCTCTCGTTTCTCCCCGACATTGGCGAGCGTGTCGAAATGTCGGGTGCAGAACTGCGCCGCGATCCGGTCCGTCTTGGCGACGAGGCCCGTTCCACTTCGCTGTTCGGCGGTGCGCGCCATATCTGGGTGCGCGCGCAGGGCGATGAGGCGCACGATGCCGTCCAGACCCTGCTGGAGAACGACGTGGAGGGTTGCCCGGTCCTGATCGTTGCCACCGGTGCCACCGACAAGTCGCGCACCGCCAAGTTGCTCGCGGCCCGGCCGGATGGCCTCGTGGCGATGTTCTATCCGCCGGACCTTGCTTCGGTAACCGCTTCGGTGCGGACGATGGCGAATGCTGCAGGGCTCAAGCTGGGCAGCGAGATCGCCGAGCGCATTGCGCGAGGTGCTGGGCTCGATACGCGACTGGCGCGCTCGGAAGTCACCAAGCTGGCGCTCTACCTTGATGCTTCGCCCGAGACGCCCCGCCCGGTCGCCTCCGGAGACCTCGACGCGATCGGCGCATCGACCGAAGATGACGATTTTTCGCCGCTCGTGGATGCCGTGCTGGGCGGCAGGCGCGATGCCATCGGTCCCGAACTCAAGCGGATGCGCGATCAGGGCATGAACCCGGTCGGCCTTCTGCTCGCCTTCGAGCGCCGAACGGCACAGCTCGCCGGTCTGAATGCACGGCTGGGCGACAGCCGCGACGTTGGAGGGTTCCTCAAGGCCGAGGCCGGCGCGAGGCGGATATTCTGGAAGGACCAGCCGGCGCTGACTGCCCAGTTGCAACTCTGGCGCGGGTATCGGCTTGAGCGGCTCGTCGCTCGATTGGTAGCGCTGCACCAGATGCTGCTAGCTAACAGTCAGAATGCCGAGCTTTTATTGGCTGACGGTCTTTTGACAATTGCAAGGTCAGCGCGTCCTAATTCGAAACGACCGACAATTACCACGTCCTGA
- the lptE gene encoding LPS assembly lipoprotein LptE, whose translation MKALIALTGAVLLAGCGLQPMYAGGGNAAVAQGLAAVEVSSIQGKAGWLVRNALVDELGVSGAKGVAPKYRLDVRLDDKLESFALLSDDTVGRERRTLRARYQLVDVGSGEVVLDQTAGSDAGIDVVSSDYATIAAEQTALENMSKDIATRIVTNIALRLRGETAQ comes from the coding sequence GTGAAGGCTTTAATTGCCCTCACTGGAGCCGTGCTGCTCGCCGGGTGCGGGCTGCAGCCGATGTATGCGGGCGGCGGCAATGCCGCCGTCGCGCAGGGGCTTGCTGCTGTCGAAGTGTCCTCGATTCAGGGCAAGGCCGGCTGGCTGGTGCGCAATGCGCTGGTCGACGAGCTTGGCGTATCGGGCGCCAAGGGCGTCGCGCCGAAGTACCGGCTCGACGTGCGCCTCGACGACAAGCTGGAGAGCTTCGCGCTACTGTCGGACGATACCGTGGGCCGCGAACGCCGCACCCTGCGCGCGCGCTACCAGTTGGTGGACGTGGGTAGCGGTGAAGTGGTCCTTGACCAGACCGCAGGCTCCGACGCGGGGATCGACGTCGTCTCCTCCGACTACGCGACCATTGCGGCCGAACAGACTGCGCTGGAGAACATGTCCAAGGACATCGCGACGCGCATCGTCACCAACATCGCGCTGCGTCTGCGCGGTGAAACCGCCCAGTAA
- the leuS gene encoding leucine--tRNA ligase translates to MTERFDPAQADTRWQAAWDEAQSFRADDTSAKPRSYVLEMFPYPSGRIHIGHVRNYTMGDVLARYKRMKGFEVLHPMGWDAFGMPAENAAMEKGVHPGGWTRENIANMKAQLKRLGFALDWSREIATCEPEYYGHEQALFLDLYAHDLVYRKESAVNWDPVDQTVLANEQVIDGRGWRSGALVEKRKLSQWFLKITDFADELLDGLSTLDKWPEKVRTMQENWIGKSQGLQFSFDLSTGGKVEVYSTRPDTIFGASFVAVAADHPIAQGAAEGRPEVQDFIALCKQGGTTAAELETAEKLGFDTGITARHPFTGAPLPVYIANFVLMDYGTGAVMAVPGHDQRDFEFATKYRLPIARVVAASAEEADKPFDGESEAGDGVLVNSDFLDGLSVAEAKAAVIARAEAEGWGEGKTVWRLRDWGVSRQRYWGTPIPFIHCEVCGVVPVPKKHLPVVLPEDVDFQTPGNPLVRHPTWKHVDCPQCGHPARRETDTLDTFVDSSWYFLRFASQPDDRPFDPAKIAEWLPVEQYIGGIEHAILHLLYARFWTRALARIGKIEVKEPFGSLFTQGMVTHETYSRVNEANGQPIYFAPSEVDRTSEGATLKADGAPIEVGRVIKMSKSKKNVVDPDEIVATYGADAIRWFMLSDSPPERDLPWSEAGIEGCGRFVQRLWRLFAQYDAAATGEDKAIDRKVHQTVDAAARDIESLGFNKTVARIYELTGAVEKAQPSASRSAAIRTLLLLVSPMMPHLAEEAWSSIGEGLIADAAWPEVDPALLVDDEVTVAVQVKGKLRDTLTVAKGTSKEDLEALALASEKVQRALDGAEIRKVIVVPDRLVNLVA, encoded by the coding sequence ATGACCGAGCGGTTCGATCCCGCACAGGCGGACACGCGCTGGCAGGCTGCGTGGGACGAAGCGCAGAGCTTCCGCGCCGACGACACTTCCGCGAAGCCGCGCAGCTACGTGCTGGAGATGTTCCCGTATCCTTCGGGCCGCATCCATATCGGCCACGTCCGCAACTACACGATGGGCGACGTGCTGGCGCGCTACAAGCGGATGAAGGGCTTCGAGGTCCTGCACCCGATGGGCTGGGACGCCTTCGGCATGCCCGCCGAGAACGCGGCGATGGAAAAGGGCGTCCACCCCGGCGGCTGGACGCGCGAGAACATCGCGAACATGAAGGCGCAGCTCAAGCGCCTCGGCTTCGCGCTCGACTGGAGTCGCGAGATCGCGACCTGCGAGCCGGAATATTACGGCCACGAACAGGCGCTGTTCCTCGACCTTTACGCCCACGATCTCGTCTATCGCAAGGAATCGGCGGTCAACTGGGACCCGGTCGACCAGACCGTGCTGGCGAACGAACAGGTGATCGACGGGCGCGGCTGGCGCTCGGGCGCGCTGGTCGAGAAGCGCAAGCTCTCCCAGTGGTTCCTCAAGATCACCGACTTCGCCGACGAACTGCTGGACGGCCTCTCCACGCTCGACAAATGGCCCGAAAAGGTCCGCACGATGCAGGAGAACTGGATCGGCAAGTCGCAGGGCCTGCAGTTCAGCTTCGACCTTTCGACCGGTGGAAAGGTGGAGGTCTACTCGACCCGCCCGGACACGATCTTCGGCGCAAGCTTCGTTGCCGTTGCCGCCGATCACCCGATCGCGCAAGGCGCGGCCGAAGGGCGACCCGAGGTTCAGGACTTCATCGCGCTGTGCAAGCAGGGCGGCACCACCGCCGCAGAGCTTGAAACGGCCGAGAAGCTGGGCTTCGACACTGGCATCACCGCGAGGCACCCGTTCACGGGCGCGCCGCTGCCGGTCTACATCGCCAATTTCGTGCTGATGGACTACGGCACCGGTGCGGTCATGGCCGTCCCCGGCCACGACCAGCGCGACTTCGAGTTCGCGACCAAGTACCGGCTTCCGATCGCGCGCGTCGTCGCGGCGAGCGCGGAGGAGGCCGACAAGCCTTTCGACGGCGAGTCCGAGGCCGGCGACGGCGTTCTGGTGAACTCCGACTTCCTCGATGGCCTGAGCGTTGCGGAGGCCAAGGCCGCCGTCATCGCCCGCGCCGAAGCCGAAGGCTGGGGTGAGGGCAAGACGGTTTGGCGCCTGCGCGACTGGGGCGTTTCGCGCCAGCGCTACTGGGGCACGCCGATCCCGTTCATCCATTGCGAGGTTTGCGGCGTGGTGCCGGTGCCCAAGAAGCACCTGCCCGTCGTGCTGCCCGAGGACGTCGATTTCCAGACGCCGGGCAACCCGCTGGTGCGCCACCCGACCTGGAAGCACGTCGACTGCCCGCAGTGCGGCCACCCGGCCCGCCGCGAGACCGACACGCTCGACACTTTCGTCGATTCCTCGTGGTACTTCCTGCGCTTCGCCAGCCAGCCTGACGACCGCCCGTTCGACCCGGCAAAAATTGCCGAGTGGCTGCCGGTGGAACAGTACATCGGCGGCATCGAGCATGCGATCCTGCACTTGCTCTACGCTCGCTTCTGGACCCGCGCGCTGGCCCGCATCGGCAAGATCGAGGTCAAGGAACCGTTCGGCAGCCTGTTCACGCAGGGCATGGTCACGCACGAGACGTATAGCCGCGTGAACGAAGCCAACGGCCAGCCGATCTACTTTGCCCCCAGTGAAGTGGACCGCACCTCCGAAGGCGCGACGCTCAAGGCCGATGGCGCCCCGATCGAGGTCGGCCGCGTCATCAAGATGTCGAAGTCGAAGAAGAACGTCGTCGATCCCGACGAGATCGTCGCGACCTACGGCGCCGATGCGATCCGCTGGTTCATGCTGTCCGACAGCCCGCCCGAGCGCGACCTGCCCTGGTCCGAAGCTGGGATCGAAGGCTGTGGCCGCTTCGTCCAGCGCCTGTGGCGCCTGTTCGCGCAGTACGACGCGGCGGCGACCGGCGAGGACAAGGCCATCGACCGCAAGGTTCACCAGACCGTGGACGCGGCGGCGCGTGACATCGAATCGCTCGGCTTCAACAAGACCGTGGCGCGCATTTACGAACTGACCGGCGCGGTGGAGAAGGCCCAGCCCTCCGCCAGCCGTTCCGCCGCGATCCGCACGCTGCTGCTGCTGGTGTCGCCGATGATGCCGCACCTTGCCGAAGAGGCGTGGTCTTCGATAGGCGAGGGCCTGATCGCCGACGCCGCATGGCCCGAAGTCGATCCGGCGCTGCTGGTGGATGACGAGGTAACCGTGGCGGTGCAGGTCAAGGGCAAGCTGCGCGATACCCTCACCGTCGCCAAGGGCACGTCGAAGGAAGACCTCGAGGCGCTTGCCCTCGCCAGCGAGAAGGTGCAGCGTGCACTCGATGGTGCGGAAATTCGCAAGGTGATCGTGGTGCCCGACCGACTGGTAAATCTCGTCGCGTGA
- a CDS encoding DUF3576 domain-containing protein — MKASTDNGLFTVRTLTTVGICAAAALALAGCGGGRKKEQAKLAPSQVTTIGVNSYLWRASLDSVSFMPLLQSDSAGGVIITDWYVNPKTPTERVKVSIAILDQDLRADALRVTAVREVAQGGGWVAAPVQAATVQKLEDIILTRARDLRRDSIGG; from the coding sequence ATGAAAGCCAGCACCGACAACGGCCTCTTCACCGTGCGCACGCTGACGACCGTGGGCATCTGCGCCGCGGCGGCGCTGGCACTGGCCGGTTGCGGCGGTGGCAGGAAGAAGGAGCAGGCCAAGCTCGCGCCTTCGCAGGTCACCACCATCGGCGTGAACAGCTACCTGTGGCGCGCCAGCCTCGATTCGGTGTCGTTCATGCCGCTGCTCCAGTCGGACAGCGCCGGCGGCGTGATCATCACCGATTGGTACGTCAATCCCAAGACTCCGACCGAGCGCGTGAAGGTGTCGATCGCGATCCTCGACCAGGACCTGCGCGCCGATGCGCTGCGCGTCACCGCCGTGCGCGAAGTGGCGCAGGGCGGTGGCTGGGTCGCCGCGCCGGTCCAGGCCGCGACGGTGCAGAAGCTCGAGGACATCATCCTCACCCGTGCCCGCGACCTGCGCCGCGATTCGATCGGCGGTTAA
- the phbB gene encoding acetoacetyl-CoA reductase: MARVAIVTGGTRGIGEAVSLALKERGHTVVANYAGNEEKAAAFTERTGIPSYKWDVGDFEATQDSCARIASEIGPIDIVINNAGITRDGVLHKMSFDDWNDVMRVNLGGCFNTAKATFSGMRERGWGRIVNIGSINGQAGQYGQVNYAAAKSGIHGFTKALAQEGAKYGVTVNAIAPGYIDTDMVAAVPPPVLEKIVAKIPVGRLGSAYEIARGCAFLCSENAAFVTGSTLSINGGQHMY, encoded by the coding sequence ATGGCGCGCGTTGCAATTGTAACCGGCGGGACCCGGGGTATCGGCGAAGCTGTGTCGCTCGCACTGAAAGAACGCGGTCACACCGTCGTCGCGAATTACGCCGGCAACGAAGAAAAGGCGGCCGCTTTCACCGAGCGCACCGGTATCCCTTCCTACAAGTGGGACGTGGGTGATTTCGAGGCGACGCAGGACAGCTGCGCGCGCATCGCGTCCGAAATCGGTCCGATCGACATCGTGATCAACAACGCAGGGATCACCCGCGACGGCGTGCTCCACAAGATGAGCTTCGACGACTGGAACGACGTCATGCGCGTCAATCTGGGCGGCTGCTTCAACACCGCCAAGGCGACCTTCTCGGGCATGCGCGAGCGTGGCTGGGGCCGCATCGTCAACATCGGTTCGATCAACGGACAGGCCGGCCAGTACGGCCAGGTGAACTATGCCGCTGCAAAGAGCGGTATCCACGGGTTCACCAAGGCGCTGGCGCAGGAAGGTGCCAAGTACGGAGTGACCGTCAATGCGATCGCGCCGGGCTATATCGATACCGACATGGTCGCCGCCGTGCCGCCGCCGGTGCTGGAGAAGATCGTCGCCAAGATCCCGGTCGGCCGTCTCGGCAGCGCCTATGAGATTGCGCGCGGCTGTGCCTTCCTGTGCTCGGAGAACGCGGCATTCGTCACCGGATCGACGCTGAGCATCAACGGCGGCCAGCATATGTACTGA